From the genome of Drosophila melanogaster chromosome 2L, one region includes:
- the ms(2)34Fe gene encoding male sterile (2) 34Fe, with the protein MSINKSIRGSRRTRRSLASGGGDLIGPYIYCINFYDNGLSAVRDEFVKRLESGLRRAMFVIDLDKEVAEANYQFQRKSRTKKAGSLDMKSLDPLNIVLQCIQNCVEEFDRITKQIESEANFDLYSYWQRNIPAQLKNLLAPKKKGAPDTKRDLNTARSKTGKTSSDKMRLEKIKCSSVTAKEHHKVGKGAPVSKREYIRDNPTFTKMLILIVGQMDNDFYKLLLAYEQPLRAIINFMPEESAYDILVPRPRREQQLQEALAAIQKDIHSLRKRTPTKPVGIFQQRLPQMSACMAAKFTDDIFDQLSWYMYDVETLREWYRSYYVDPYKETNIKMDPSMSLVEAFHIVESLSIQGHYLKTQMPASRNDNGTVYLYLESLMSTFGNPKELMTETEVLLLANPTPSVQTRVLDKVKVYANSFKSIVKMHKNDRIFVEEANGLLSNLISYMDQSLMRNVYHGCLEYNLLRRYFTSGYINSSLKCQPYNGDVEPIYLPKFAELYLTDDSVMQRIIELVKDYDDFSLEEVQPNVHLYTFRRSLNEVFEQENQTVIPTRLCFRDFTLYEMENFLKDLVTPQRFNEVTESYLSRQTESADNIATQDPFIVRCNEENDSVPIDPKVFVRRKSIKEQLAKKKEKERKEQEESRTASRKVSVAQDGLLSSRTFRQSQARATIASILQAKDSTADSKHAFFVGLGRNHPLLEGYNLDDTRQTIKCKTSKYFFEEGRIVLYEERWNFRQMNKCLALEIGGQEVHFRSADNPLGVTAADSSVRIESKNGISLRVLATQTECAKAVLNFPNGLSTYCHDTHTEHVWQYQENVLDESRRVCTPYGCVISFYQSTDTIVIMRYNGEVYQLFTFTEADNEEEEDLNSEFINACSTQSTYSSYQPIRDSKKKQRSCENSLKKTSTTRSVGGLDSIIRPSMFSVDSKKSQSSKKSIGGKRKSQLLKEQQAAALFESIKFELNYLNFIMALYKLSYRHLKLTTSLGSVVHVQRDGKIWCGKPYRNTEWHDYYANESYSMRDDGVKMVWTLGELRCYHNDGTVITSETAEGWDPGTDVDEIDMEISSSSSHANVEIQPSHIFRKETIFINDPEGLPFKDVSISSSQGVVSQRMSLRSKEISSSSDVMPEEEEGEVDLEKSYITFLPNSYFIAHKVYAGIRFTFSHITNVDLHLDTSIFTCDNLKVRVFRAPLTAGVQYSEPVENPSSAADPDEWTKPEVRPSTKSQRSDRSFEETTSSEEQSAEDMDLDVACVEVECSNLALTLFGDRVIIQTHLRKFGCDENAKCDLQVRDDIELKVNFGESLLTTFRNWVDELTSFINCFCPKRRTLYFLETQNRSCQRKGFELHKSVPPLGKYNLCAGNYFIDVNELTSVNSKMQNRHDWYEQDMQKFPRFQTRKKPVKPDFPMVLNSRIYVEIPAQLANTDRIHQFVSEFDSIKYRKQRYRFNEAIMFHLYPRLQLLVQQEISKRSWKNHHEENRRRMFIEQQRFSLYMAMLKHKVYPSYFQFKDQFNSHVRNIEFFQFMTSKCNEKTHPDDIITDPAEEPSPSIKPKFKKNKCVCPKYLKSLD; encoded by the exons ATGAGTATAAACAAATCCATTCGTGGCAGCCGAAGGACTCGAAGATCCCTAGCTTCGGGTGGTGGTGATCTCATTGGCCCCTATATCTATTGCATCAACTTCTATGATAATGGATTGAGTGCGGTGCGGGATGAGTTTGTGAAGCGGCTTGAAAGTGGGCTACGACGTGCCATGTTCGTCATCGACTTGGATAAGGAAGTTGCGGAGGCCAATTATCAGTTCCAACGAAAGTCGAGGACCAAGAAAGCTG GATCTCTGGACATGAAGTCCTTAGATCCATTGAACATTGTCCTGCAATGCATTCAGAACTGTGTGGAAGAGTTTGACAGAATAACGAAGCAGATTGAGTCAGAGGCGAATTTCGACCTGTACTCCTACTGGCAACGAAATATCCCTGCACAGCTCAAGAACCTATTGGCGCCTAAAAAAAAGGGTGCTCCAGATACGAAGCGTGACCTAAATACAGCTAGATCCAAAACGGGCAAGACATCGAGCGACAAGATGCGCCTGGAGAAGATCAAGTGCTCGTCCGTTACAGCCAAGGAGCACCACAAAGTTGGCAAGGGAGCGCCGGTGTCCAAGCGAGAA TACATTCGAGACAATCCGACGTTCACGAAAATGCTGATCCTGATCGTGGGGCAAATGGATAACGACTTCTACAAATTGCTATTGGCCTACGAACAACCGCTGCGAGCTATTATTAACTTTATGCCGGAGGAGAGTGCCTACGATATTTTAGTGCCCCGACCGCGACGGGAACAGCAGCTCCAGGAAGCGTTGGCTGCCATCCAGAAGGACATCCATTCGCTGCGAAAGAGGACTCCCACAAAACCGGTTGGCATCTTTCAGCAGCGGCTTCCCCAGATGTCCGCTTGTATGGCAGCCAAATTCACGGACGATATCTTTGACCAGCTAAGTTGGTACATGTACGACGTGGAAACCCTGAGGGAGTGGTATCGATCCTACTACGTGGATCCGTACAAGGagacaaatattaaaatggaTCCCTCGATGTCGTTGGTGGAAGCATTCCACATTGTCGAATCGCTGAGCATTCAGGGGCACTATCTCAAGACGCAAATGCCGGCTTCCCGTAATGATAATGGTACCGTTTACCTATATCTGGAGTCGCTAATGAGCACGTTTGGTAATCCAAAGGAACTGATGACCGAAACGGAGGTCCTGCTTCTGGCAAATCCCACGCCATCGGTTCAAACTCGAGTTTTGGACAAAGTTAAGGTATACGCCAATTCGTTTAAGAGCATCGTAAAGATGCACAAAAACGACCGAATTTTTGTGGAGGAGGCCAATGGACTGCTGTCCAATCTGATTTCATATATGGATCAGAGTCTCATGCGAAATGTCTACCACGGCTGTCTGGAGTATAATCTTTTGCGACGATACTTTACATCCGGGTATATCAACAGCTCACTGAAGTGTCAGCCCTACAATGGTGATGTGGAACCGATCTATCTGCCCAAGTTTGCCGAACTCTATCTCACGGATGACTCGGTTATGCAACGAATTATCGAGCTGGTCAAGGACTACGATGACTTCAGCCTGGAGGAGGTGCAGCCCAATGTCCATCTCTATACTTTTCGAAGGTCACTAAACGAGGTATTCGAACAGGAAAATCAAACAGTCATCCCAACACGGCTCTGCTTCAGGGATTTTACACTGTACGAAATGGAGA ATTTTCTAAAGGACTTGGTCACCCCACAAAGGTTCAACGAGGTGACCGAAAGTTATTTGTCACGACAAACGGAGAGCGCTGATAATATTGCGACCCAAGATCCATTCATAGTGAGGTGCAACGAGGAGAACGATAGTGTACCCATCGATCCAAAAGTGTTTGTCCGGCGAAAATCGATTAAGGAGCAGCTAGCCAAGAAGAAGGAAAAAGAGAGGAAGGAGCAAGAGGAATCGAGGACTGCCAGCCGAAAGGTGTCTGTAGCTCAAGATGGTCTATTGTCCAGTAGAACCTTTAGGCAGTCCCAGGCGCGTGCTACGATAGCTTCCATTCTGCAGGCAAAAGATTCAACCGCCGACTCCAAGCACGCATTCTTTGTGGGTCTTGGACGCAACCATCCCTTGCTGGAGGGGTATAATCTGGATGACACACGGCAAACCATTAAGTGCAAGACCTCGAAGTACTTCTTCGAAGAGGGAAGAATTGTGTTGTATGAGGAGAGGTGGAACTTTCGCCAGATGAACAAGTGTCTTGCCCTCGAGATTGGTGGCCAGGAGGTACATTTTCGGAGTGCCGACAACCCGCTGGGAGTCACTGCCGCCGATTCCAGTGTTAGGATCGAGTCGAAGAACGGCATAAGTCTACGGGTCTTGGCCACGCAGACCGAATGCGCCAAGGCGGTACTGAACTTTCCCAATGGCCTGAGTACCTACTGCCACGACACCCACACGGAACACGTGTGGCAATATCAG GAGAACGTGCTGGACGAGAGTCGGCGTGTGTGCACACCTTATGGTTGTGTGATCTCATTCTATCAGAGCACCGACACCATTGTGATTATGCGGTATAATGGTGAGGTGTACCAACTGTTCACCTTCACGGAGGCCGacaacgaggaggaggaggacctCAACTCGGAGTTTATAAATGCCTGCTCCACGCAGTCCACCTACTCCAGTTACCAGCCCATTCGCGATTCGAAGAAAAAGCAGAGGAGCTGTGAGAATTCGTTGAAGAAAACCTCCACTACTCGCAGTGTGGGCGGATTGGACTCCATCATACGTCCGTCCATGTTCAGTGTTGACTCCAAGAAGAGTCAGAGTTCCAAAAAATCAATTGGGGGTAAGAGAAAAAGCCAGCTGCTTAAGGAACAACAGGCTGCAGCATTGTTCGAAAGCATCAAGTTCGAGTTAAACTATCTCAATTTCATTATGGCACTCTACAAGCTAAGCTATCGACACCTCAAGCTGACCACGTCGCTGGGCAGCGTGGTTCATGTGCAACGCGATGGAAAGATCTGGTGCGGGAAACCCTACCGGAACACCGAGTGGCACGACTATTATGCCAACGAGTCATATTCGATGCGAGACGATGGTGTCAAGATGGTCTGGACGTTGGGAGAGCTGCGGTGCTATCACAACGATGGCACTGTCATTACTTCCGAAACCGCCGAAGGCTGGGATCCCGGCACGGATGTCGACGAAATTGACATGGAAATCAGTTCGAGCAGCTCACATGCGAATGTAGAAATCCAACCAAGCCACATATTCCGAAAG GAGACCATTTTTATCAACGATCCGGAAGGTTTGCCATTTAAAGATGTCAGCATAAGTAGTTCACAGGGTGTAGTTTCTCAAAGAATGAGTTTGAGAAGTAAAGAAATCTCTTCCAGTAGTGATGTCATGccagaggaggaggagggagAGGTGGATCTGGAAAAAAGCTACATAACCTTCCTTCCAAACAGTTACTTCATTGCCCACAAAGTCTATGCCGGTATCCGCTTCACATTCAGCCACATCACAAATGTGGATCTACATCTGGACACCTCGATCTTTACCTGCGACAATCTGAAGGTTCGTGTCTTTAGAGCTCCTTTGACAGCAGGTGTGCAGTATTCTGAGCCCGTTGAAAACCCGTCATCTGCGGCCGATCCGGATGAATGGACAAAGCCCGAAGTTCGCCCATCAACTAAAAGTCAGCGATCAGATCGATCTTTTGAAGAAACTACCTCCAGCGAGGAGCAGTCGGCGGAAGACATGGATCTCGATGTTGCATGTGTGGAGGTCGAGTGCAGCAATTTGGCATTAACTTTGTTTGGTGATCGGGTCATCATACAGACCCACCTGCGAAAGTTTGGATGTGACGAGAACGCAAAGTGCGATTTGCAAGTGCG tGACGATATCGAGTTGAAAGTGAACTTTGGTGAAAGTCTGTTGACCACTTTTCGAAATTGGGTGGACGAACTAACCAGTTTTATCAATTGTTTCTGTCCCAAGAGGCGCACATTGTACTTTCTGGAAACCCAAAACAGATCTTGCCAAAGAAAAG GATTTGAGTTGCATAAATCGGTGCCGCCTCTCGGAAAATACAACTTATGTGCTGGCAACTATTTTATCGATGTAAACGAGCTGACATCTGTAAATAGCAAAATGCAAAACCGACACGATTGGTACGAGCAGGATATGCAAAAGTTTCCGCGCTTTCAAACTCGCAAGAAACCAGTGAAACCCGATTTTCCAATGGTTCTGAATTCCAG AATTTACGTGGAGATTCCTGCACAACTGGCCAACACGGATCGGATACACCAGTTCGTTTCTGAATTTGATTCGATCAAGTACAGAAAGCAGCGGTATCGTTTTAATGA AGCTATTATGTTTCATCTCTATCCGCGACTGCAGCTTTTGGTTCAGCAGGAGATAAGCAAGCGCAGTTGGAAGAATCATCATGAAGAAAATCGCCGGCGCATGTTTATAGAACAACAGCGCTTTAGCCTCTATATGGCCATGCTGAAGCACAAGGTGTATCCCAGCTACTTTCAGTTCAAGGACCAGTTCAACTCGCATGTGCGTAACATCGAGTTCTTCCAGTTCATGACATCCAAGTGCAACGAGAAGACGCATCCCGATGATATTATCACCGATCCCGCCGAGGAGCCCAGTCCGTCAATCAAGCCCAAATTCAAGAAGAACAAATGTGTTTGTCCCAAGTACCTCAAGTCTTTAGATTAG